From the genome of Mycobacterium dioxanotrophicus, one region includes:
- a CDS encoding tyrosine-type recombinase/integrase: protein MLAFPEGKLRHSKRPRPLSDDVFEHLISPTNMKLLSARDPNDMGIEDIWFIQIRVGRRIGEVVNLRFDCVSEHLGRKYAWFDMTKVNQLDYGVLIPDDVFWVIRERQKKTAERYRLKHGAAPAGKTLQKIALFPTALQNPNFLNAIAIATFQDRFKKWLGDIELPGHVSHQARHTLATRLVDAGAPMVVVKQILGHVSERMSEHYTLISSSKIEPYLQQVWVRGPGSSTPGELVRTPDPMTESTIHRKLIDIAALPTEGGLCTFKPVVGGAECPKRRRCNDCEDFVLTGADYAYWKRQEERWATYAENAPDESSRTYIYKLFQNSSLAIAGLEKALSTLGLLEQAKNVDLRNPYQDFFDPIWNRGWRASDLMDLTDRSTPNDHDADPLTIPADGEGAA, encoded by the coding sequence ATGCTTGCCTTTCCGGAAGGAAAGCTGCGGCACTCCAAACGCCCCCGGCCGCTGAGTGACGATGTGTTCGAACACCTCATCTCGCCCACCAACATGAAGCTGCTCTCCGCTCGAGATCCCAATGACATGGGTATTGAGGACATCTGGTTCATTCAGATCCGGGTGGGGCGGCGGATCGGTGAAGTCGTCAATCTCCGCTTCGACTGCGTGAGTGAGCACCTGGGTCGCAAATACGCGTGGTTCGATATGACAAAGGTGAACCAGCTTGACTACGGCGTTCTGATACCCGATGACGTGTTCTGGGTTATCCGTGAACGCCAGAAGAAGACCGCCGAGAGATATCGCCTCAAGCATGGTGCCGCTCCCGCGGGGAAGACATTGCAGAAGATCGCGCTGTTCCCAACTGCCTTACAGAACCCAAACTTCTTGAACGCGATAGCAATTGCGACTTTCCAGGACCGTTTCAAGAAGTGGCTTGGCGATATCGAGTTACCAGGGCATGTTAGTCATCAGGCTCGGCACACCCTTGCAACACGGCTCGTCGATGCCGGTGCACCCATGGTCGTTGTCAAGCAGATACTCGGCCATGTATCAGAGCGGATGTCAGAGCACTACACGCTCATCTCGTCGTCAAAGATCGAACCCTACCTGCAGCAAGTGTGGGTGAGAGGACCAGGCAGTAGCACGCCAGGCGAACTCGTCCGGACACCGGACCCCATGACCGAATCCACTATCCACCGCAAGCTCATTGACATCGCCGCCCTCCCGACCGAAGGCGGACTCTGCACGTTCAAACCTGTCGTCGGCGGTGCGGAATGCCCAAAAAGAAGGCGTTGCAACGATTGCGAAGACTTCGTCCTGACCGGCGCTGACTACGCCTACTGGAAACGCCAAGAGGAACGGTGGGCTACCTATGCAGAAAACGCACCGGACGAATCCTCACGGACCTACATCTACAAGCTCTTCCAAAACTCGTCGCTCGCGATCGCTGGACTGGAGAAGGCGCTCTCGACTCTAGGGCTCCTGGAACAGGCGAAGAACGTTGATCTGCGCAACCCATATCAGGATTTCTTCGACCCGATCTGGAACCGCGGCTGGCGCGCCTCGG